From the Kribbella sp. CA-293567 genome, the window GCGGGCTACGCCTACAACGTCGGCAAGTCCAAGCAGTTCGCCGTCGCCCGGCTGAAGAAGTAGGGAGCAGAAGATGGAGGAGGACGGCCGGCGGACGCTGGTGATCGGCGCGGTGTCCCTGCTGATGGTGGTCGTGCTGGTCGGGGGTTTCCTGATCTGGCGGCACGACCCGAAGGCGGAGCTGACCGTGAAGTCGATCCCCAACGACCTCACCCTCACGCTGGACGGGCAGCCGATCGCCGCCAACGGCAAGGTCGACGTCCGGCCCGGGACGCACACGCTGGTCGGCACCCGCGAGGGCTTCCAGACCTACAGCCAGACGTTCACCGTGCGCGGCAAGGACCCGGTCTCGGCGACGGTCTACCTCTACGCCAACGGGCCGGTCGGGGTCGAGTGGGGCAGGAACAACCCGGAGCAGGAGCTCGAGACCGAGGCCGAGGCGGGCCGGCGGTACGACGAGATCCAGCGCCGGCTGGCGGCGAAGTACCCGGTGCTCCAGCAGTTGCCCTACATCGGGCCGGACTTCAAGGCGACCTACGAGGCCTCCAAGTCGGACCCCACGAACCCCGAGGCGATCTCGCTCAAGATCTCCGTCTTCGGTCCGGACGGCAAGAAAGAGGCGCTGGAGTGGATCACCGGCAACGGCTGGAATCCGGCCTCGCTGGACATCATCTACGCCACCGGCTGAGCCGCGCCGGCGGCAGTGACCGAGGTCGTATTGACGCGATTAAGGCAACCCTGCACACTGACTGATTGTCGGACAATCAGGGGATCGGTCAATCCGGTCCGAGCGCAAGAGGTGGATACATGGGTCAGCCGCTGGGGTGGGGTCACCGCTATCTGATGGTCCGGCCGGATCATTTCCGGATCGACTACGTGATCAATCCGTACATGTCGACCCAGGATCAGCCCGACCCTGAACTGTCCCTCAAGCAGTGGGACTCGCTGCGGCAGGCGATCGTCGACGCCGGCGGTGAGGTCGAGGTGCTGGCCCAGCGCGAGGACTCGCCGGACATGGTCTACGCGATGAACCTCGGTCTGGCCACCGCGCAGGGCAAGGCGATGCTGTCGCACATGCGGTTCGAGCCGCGCCGCAAGGAGTCGCTGACCGCGGCCGAGTGGTTCACGGCGCAGGACTTCGAGCTGAAGCGGACCGGCGGCGACGGTGTCGGACCGCACTTCGAGTCCGGTGACGCCTTCGTCTTCGGCGACAGCCTGGTGGTTGGCTACGGCCCGCGGACCGAGGCCGACGCGCTCAAGCACCTGGCAACGGAGTGGAACGTACGGGTCCGCGGCCTGCGCATCCAGCACGAAGGCATGTACCACCTCGACCTGCCGTTCTGCCCGGTCGACAGCACCCACGCGATGGTCTACCCGCCGGCTCTCGACCAGGCCAGCCAGGCCGAGCTGTTCGGGATCGTGCCGGACCCGATCGTGCTCACCGACGAGGAGGCGTTCGCGTTCAGCGGCAACTCGCTGGTGGTGCACGAGACGATCATCATGCCGGCCTGCTCGCCGCGGCTGCGGGAGATCATGACCGGCCTCGGCCTGCGGGTCGTCGTCCTGGACCTGTCGGAGTTCCACAAGGGTGGCGGGTCCGCGCGCTGCATGACCAACCCCCTCGATTTCGACCTTGCTCCCGCCGGCGTCGCCGGGGGCGAGGTCGTTCTGCCCGGCTAGTCCAAACCGCCGGTACGGCCAGGTGTCGGCCGGGCGCCTGCCCAACGTTCAGCGAGTTTGCTGGACGAATGAGCGGGTTGCCCGGCCATTTTGATGCCTGGCTGACGGCACCGGCCGGTAGGCACTGCGCAATTTGTCCAGTGCGATGCCATGGGGTTCTAAGCCGGCGACGTTGGAGCTAGCCTGCGGGCATGACGACCCCTCAGGATGAGGTCCGGTTCCGTTCCGTGCTGGATGATGTCGCGGCTTACAAGCCGGGCAAGCCGCCGGAGCGCACCGACGGCCGCCCGACGTTCAAGCTGTCCAGCAACGAGAACCCGTATCCGCCGCTGCCGGGCGTGCTCGCTGCCGCCACCGAGGCCGCCGCGAACATGAACCGCTACCCCGACATGGGTGCGTTGCCACTGCTCGAGGCGCTGTCGGAGCGGTTCGGCGTACCGGTCTCGGATCTGGCCGTCGGGACGGGCTCGGTCGCCGTGCTCTACCACCTCATGCAGGCCACCTGTGGTGAGGGCGACGAGGTCGTCTATGCCTGGCGTTCGTTCGAGGCGTACCCGATCGCGGTCCAGCTGACCGGTGCGACCTCCGTCCGGGTCCCGCTGACCGAGGACGCGCGGCACGACCTCAAGGCGATGGAGGCCGCCATCACCGAGCGGACCCGCGTCGTCCTGGTCTGTACGCCGAACAACCCGACCGGCCCGGCGGTCCGGCGCGAAGAGCTGATCGCGTTCCTGGACGCCGTACCGCGCAACGTGCTGGTCGTGCTGGACGAGGCCTACCGCGAGTTCGTCCGGGAGCCGGAGACGCCCGACTGCGTCGAGATGTACCGGGACCGGCCGAACGTCGTCGTCCTGCGCACCTTCTCGAAGGCCTACGGGCTGGCCGGCTTCCGGATCGGCTACGCGATCGCGCATCCGCCGGTGATCGCCGCGATCCGCAAGTGCGCGCTGCCGTTCGGCGTCAGCGAGATCGCCCAGGCCGCCGCGATCGCGTCGCTGCGGGCCGAGCAGGAACTGCTGGGCCGGGTCGAGGACCTGGTGGCCGAGCGGACCCGGGTGGTCGGCGAACTCCGCGCGGCCGGCTGGGAGGTGCCCGAGACGCACGCGAACTTCGTCTGGATGCCGCTCGGCGACGAGACTCTCGCCTTCGCCGAGGCGGTCCAGGCCGAAGGCGTCTCGGTCCGGCCGTTCCCGGGTGAGGGCGCCCGGGTGACGATCGGCGAGCGCGAGGCCAACGACCTGTTCCTGACGATCGCGTGCGCCTGGCGCCGGTGAGAAACCTGATCTGGATCTCGGGCGCCTCGTCCGGGATCGGTGCGGCGCTCGCCGCCAGTACGCCGTACGCCGAGGCGCGGGTGATCGACCTGTCCCGGAGGGGTGGAGTGGTCGAGCACTTCGCGGCGGACCTGGCCGATCCGGCGGACTGGCAGCGGGTCGAGGAGCACTTCGTCGCGGAGCTGGCCGGGTTCGACGGCGAGCGGGTGATCTTCGTGCACAACGCCGGCACGGTGGTCCCGATCGGGCCGGCCGCGACGGTGGATCCCGCCGCCTATACGCAGGCGGTGCTGCTGAACTCGGCGGCGCCGCAGGTGCTCGGTCGGGCGTTTCTGCGGGCGACCGCTCGGCTGGACTGCGAGAAGCACCTGGTGATGCTGTCGTCGGGCGCCGCGTCCAAGGCGTACCCAGGATGGTCGGCGTACAACGCGGGCAAGGCGGCCGTCGAGCACTGGGTTCGCACGGTCGGGCTCGAAGAGGTTGCCGAGGGCAAGGAAAGCGGCGGTTCGGTGAAGGGGTGCCGGGTGGTCGCGGTGGCGCCGGGAGTGGTGGACACGGCGATGCAGGGTGAGATCCGGGCCGTGGACGAGCAGGACTTCCCTGCCGTCGAGCGGTTTCGTGAGCTGAAGCGCTCCGGCGGACTGACCACACCGGAGGAGGCGGCGGCCGGGCTGTGGGCGGTCATCGCCGCGCAGTACCCGACCGGCAGTGTGCTCGATCTCCGCGAGCTGCCCAGCTGATCTGGGCTGGTTGAGCCAGTCGGCACGCACTCGCCCGGCCCCCGCTGGGACGGGGGCCGGGCGAGTGTCGTACACAGAACTGCTGAGAGCCAGAGAAGCGGCACCGGGAAGGAGTGAGGCTTACTTCCCGATGCCGCTTCAAGGTAGTGCTACCGGTTGATCACCCCACCGAGGCGATCCGTCCGGTGTCCCGCATCACAGACCAGGGAGGGAGGTCAGTTGGCGGAGGACTCGAGCTCGCAGGTCTTCAGCGTGTCGACCGAGTTGTGGTGCGAACCGAGGCCGAGCAGCGCAGCGATGTCGCTGATCGGGACCTGACCACCCACGGCGTTGACCGGGATGTTGTTGTGGCAGGCCTGGAACGGGCCGACGTTGGTGTTGGAGACGGACACGAGGCCGTCGTCGCCAACCCGGTACCACTTGCTCGAGTTGGTCTTCGAGTCCAGCTCGCAGGTCTTGACTGCGGTGGCCTGGTTGCCGCTCGAGAAGATGCCGACGATGCCGGTGACGTCGGAGACGGGCACCTGGCCACCCACCGCGTTGACCGGAACGTTGTTGTGGCAGGCCTGGAACGGGCCGAGGTTGGTGTTGTCCACCGCAACCAGGCCGCCGTTGCCCTTGACCCAGTACCAGTGCTTGCCGCCCTTGGCGTAGCCCGTCAGCGCCGAAGCATCGGCGGCGTTGGCGCCCTTGGTGGTGTCGTCGATCATGTTCGCGCTGACGACGGTGGCAAGGCCCAGCGTAGCAACGGTCGCCACTGCCGCAGCGGCGGCGATCTTGCGTGTTACCTGCATTATGCGAGGTTTCCTTTCGGGTATGACGGATTCGTCTTAGTGGGTAACGACGGGTGATGGGGCGGGTTACAGAATTCTTTGCCGAATTTTTGGTTCAGGCGGGAATGCAGGGGTAGCCCATAGCAGCCGAGTGATGAGTTGGTTGCCGCCGCAGGAAGTGTCCCTGACCAGGCAACTTGCCGGTCGGTCGGAGCCTCTCGCGCGGCGGTGGAGGTGAAAACAATTCGTTTCCGCCAGGGCCGTAACCGATCGGCGATTTCCTCGTTGTGTGATCGCAGGCGAAGTACTGCCTGCTTTTCATGGAGATTTTCGGCGGGCTCGGTGGCCGGCGAAATGGGCTTTACCATGACGAGGCGGATTGTCACGCATCATTGCCGGAGTTTCGCGCCGTGTTTTTTCGGGGCATGGCGCCGGCCTGGCAAAACAGACCCGCTGCCGCGCGCATCGGCAGCGGTGGGAGACCCGGGCACCCCATGGGAGCCCGGGTCTTTCCCTTTCTGGGGGACGGTCAGGAAGAGGTCCGCGGACGCGGATCCCCCCGGCTACGCCGTACGGCGGCGTTCGGCGCTGACCACCAGGGCGACGCCCAGGACGACGACCGCGCCGCCGATCAGGATCTTGGCGGTGACCTGCTCGCTCAGCACCAGCCAGCCGAGGAACACCGCGACCACC encodes:
- a CDS encoding dimethylarginine dimethylaminohydrolase family protein; this translates as MGQPLGWGHRYLMVRPDHFRIDYVINPYMSTQDQPDPELSLKQWDSLRQAIVDAGGEVEVLAQREDSPDMVYAMNLGLATAQGKAMLSHMRFEPRRKESLTAAEWFTAQDFELKRTGGDGVGPHFESGDAFVFGDSLVVGYGPRTEADALKHLATEWNVRVRGLRIQHEGMYHLDLPFCPVDSTHAMVYPPALDQASQAELFGIVPDPIVLTDEEAFAFSGNSLVVHETIIMPACSPRLREIMTGLGLRVVVLDLSEFHKGGGSARCMTNPLDFDLAPAGVAGGEVVLPG
- a CDS encoding PEGA domain-containing protein, whose product is MEEDGRRTLVIGAVSLLMVVVLVGGFLIWRHDPKAELTVKSIPNDLTLTLDGQPIAANGKVDVRPGTHTLVGTREGFQTYSQTFTVRGKDPVSATVYLYANGPVGVEWGRNNPEQELETEAEAGRRYDEIQRRLAAKYPVLQQLPYIGPDFKATYEASKSDPTNPEAISLKISVFGPDGKKEALEWITGNGWNPASLDIIYATG
- a CDS encoding SDR family NAD(P)-dependent oxidoreductase → MRNLIWISGASSGIGAALAASTPYAEARVIDLSRRGGVVEHFAADLADPADWQRVEEHFVAELAGFDGERVIFVHNAGTVVPIGPAATVDPAAYTQAVLLNSAAPQVLGRAFLRATARLDCEKHLVMLSSGAASKAYPGWSAYNAGKAAVEHWVRTVGLEEVAEGKESGGSVKGCRVVAVAPGVVDTAMQGEIRAVDEQDFPAVERFRELKRSGGLTTPEEAAAGLWAVIAAQYPTGSVLDLRELPS
- the hisC gene encoding histidinol-phosphate transaminase, which produces MTTPQDEVRFRSVLDDVAAYKPGKPPERTDGRPTFKLSSNENPYPPLPGVLAAATEAAANMNRYPDMGALPLLEALSERFGVPVSDLAVGTGSVAVLYHLMQATCGEGDEVVYAWRSFEAYPIAVQLTGATSVRVPLTEDARHDLKAMEAAITERTRVVLVCTPNNPTGPAVRREELIAFLDAVPRNVLVVLDEAYREFVREPETPDCVEMYRDRPNVVVLRTFSKAYGLAGFRIGYAIAHPPVIAAIRKCALPFGVSEIAQAAAIASLRAEQELLGRVEDLVAERTRVVGELRAAGWEVPETHANFVWMPLGDETLAFAEAVQAEGVSVRPFPGEGARVTIGEREANDLFLTIACAWRR